Below is a genomic region from Clostridia bacterium.
TTCAGGCCCGGTCCTAGCAGGTTTCTTCGGCATCGGTCTTCTTCTCCTTTACCAGGCGGTGCACCACCCGCAGATACGCCTCGACGTCTCCCAGGTTGTGCCTCATTAGTCTGAGCAGGTGAGTATCGTCCACCTCGGCGTAACGGTGCACCAGGAGGTTGCGGAAGCCGGCCATCTTGGCCAGACGCTTCGCCAACTCGCGGTCCAGACAACCATGCTCGGCCAAGACCAGGAAGGACTCTGCATAGGAAGCCGGCGCCCGGTGGAAGAGGC
It encodes:
- a CDS encoding DUF86 domain-containing protein, which encodes MKGELDVHRIAQKVGDIKESVAVLKEYAARKDKQFLDNPEAVRAARYAFIVLIEAATNIAAHVCARLFHRAPASYAESFLVLAEHGCLDRELAKRLAKMAGFRNLLVHRYAEVDDTHLLRLMRHNLGDVEAYLRVVHRLVKEKKTDAEETC